From a region of the Podospora pseudopauciseta strain CBS 411.78 chromosome 7 map unlocalized CBS411.78m_7, whole genome shotgun sequence genome:
- a CDS encoding uncharacterized protein (EggNog:ENOG503PXH3) — protein sequence MAASSSSNPNRFSFRNPFQFFISSSSSSTDNDSGNKKESSSNSRPTSRRLSRPSSPTSSSFWSSLYRKTSSTSTNTAMSTTTSAVSDTTTAATTTTTTPPTLSSSPATSTDSYFPPVTTPLTPLDNNNNNLNNNNNNLKPAATLTQCHNCGSTTSLAIPTATPPAAPKRTATTPIIHVQPPVPGRKQIRVDPLSTQFPKPAAELSVEELLARKPGRWTLTQWVEKQKLVDQQEEERERRKVQEDAEKRRREMEEVKRELRALASGL from the coding sequence ATggcagcctcctcgtcctcaaaCCCCAACCGGTTCTCCTTCCGCAACCCGTTCCAATTCTTTatttcctcttcctcttcttcgacAGACAACGACAGCGGCAACAAGAAggaaagcagcagcaacagccgacCAACCAGCAGAAGACTAAGCAGACCCAGCTCCCCTACTTCCTCAAGCTTCTGGTCATCCCTCTACCGAAAGACATCCTCTACCTCAACCAACACCGCaatgtccaccaccacctccgccgtatcggacaccaccaccgccgccaccaccaccaccaccaccccaccaaccctctcctcctcccccgccacctcAACAGACAGCTACTTTCCCCCCGTCACCACCCCTCTCACCCCcctcgacaacaacaacaacaacctcaacaacaacaacaacaacctcaagccTGCTGCTACCCTCACCCAATGCCACAATTGCggctcaaccacctccctcgccattcCTACCGCCACTCCCCCCGCCGCACCAAAGAGGACAGCCACAACCCCCATAATTCACGTCCAACCCCCCGTCCCGGGCCGCAAGCAAATCAGAGTCGACCCCCTCTCTACCCAATTCCCCAAGCCGGCCGCCGAGTTGAGCGTGGAGGAGCTCCTGGCCAGAAAGCCAGGCCGGTGGACGCTGACGCAGTGGGTGGAGAAGCAAAAGCTGGTTGATcagcaagaggaggagagggagaggagaaaGGTGCAGGAGGATgccgagaagaggaggagggagatggaggaggtgaagagggagttgagggCTTTGGCTAGTGGGTTGTGA